One stretch of Streptomyces sp. NBC_00443 DNA includes these proteins:
- a CDS encoding pectate lyase family protein, translated as MNAQIWHGHATKRAAVLIGCTALVLGLTGTGAQAGPRDLGRQVLAPGDGWGSAGAGTTGGSAADSEHVYTVTTWAEFKAALKAGGSAPKIIKVKGMIDAVSAGCDAFAADGYDFQQYLKDYDPAVWGNDKPASGPQEDLRVASAAAQDSAIKAAVPSNTTIVGVGRNSGILGGSLQIKAVSNVILRNLTIEAPLDCFPKWDPTDDNKTGNWNSEYDAVVVHGTDQVWIDHNTFTDGRYPDSTRPAYFGKVFQQHDGLTDIVRGANHVTVSWNSFENHDKNMLIGNSDSTAAEDAGKLKVTLHHNRFDGILQRSPRVRFGQVDAYNNHYVVTEEQKSDYYIFGIGISSQLHASHNAISLPAGASAGKALKKWNEAPLTAENNYVNGKRTDLIAVHNAEIPQETLQSGAGWTPTLRTKVDHPKSVPGIVAHGAGAGRLR; from the coding sequence ATGAACGCACAGATATGGCATGGGCATGCCACAAAGAGAGCTGCCGTTCTGATCGGCTGCACGGCCCTCGTCCTCGGTCTCACCGGTACCGGGGCGCAAGCAGGGCCCCGTGACCTCGGCCGTCAGGTTCTTGCTCCGGGTGACGGCTGGGGCTCTGCGGGGGCGGGGACGACCGGCGGGTCGGCCGCCGACTCCGAGCACGTGTACACCGTCACCACCTGGGCCGAGTTCAAGGCCGCACTGAAGGCCGGGGGCAGTGCTCCCAAGATCATCAAGGTCAAGGGCATGATCGACGCCGTCTCCGCTGGCTGCGACGCCTTCGCCGCCGACGGGTACGACTTCCAGCAGTACCTGAAGGACTACGACCCGGCCGTCTGGGGCAACGACAAGCCCGCCAGCGGCCCCCAGGAGGACCTGCGGGTCGCGTCCGCCGCCGCCCAGGACTCGGCGATCAAGGCCGCCGTCCCCAGCAACACCACCATCGTCGGCGTCGGCAGGAACTCCGGCATCCTCGGCGGCAGCCTCCAGATCAAGGCCGTCTCGAACGTCATCCTGCGCAACCTCACCATCGAGGCCCCGCTCGACTGCTTCCCCAAGTGGGACCCGACCGACGACAACAAGACCGGCAACTGGAACTCCGAGTACGACGCCGTGGTCGTCCACGGCACCGACCAGGTGTGGATCGACCACAACACGTTCACCGACGGGCGCTACCCCGACAGCACCCGGCCGGCCTACTTCGGCAAGGTCTTCCAGCAGCACGACGGGCTGACGGACATCGTGCGCGGCGCCAACCACGTGACCGTGTCCTGGAACTCCTTCGAGAACCACGACAAGAACATGCTGATCGGCAACAGCGACAGCACCGCCGCCGAGGACGCCGGCAAGCTCAAGGTCACCCTGCACCACAACCGCTTCGACGGGATCCTCCAGCGCTCCCCGCGCGTGCGGTTCGGACAGGTCGACGCCTACAACAACCACTACGTGGTGACCGAGGAGCAGAAGTCCGACTACTACATCTTCGGCATCGGCATCTCCTCGCAACTGCACGCCTCCCACAACGCCATCTCGCTGCCGGCCGGCGCCAGTGCCGGCAAGGCGCTGAAGAAGTGGAACGAGGCGCCGCTGACCGCCGAGAACAACTACGTCAACGGGAAGCGGACGGACCTCATCGCCGTCCACAACGCCGAGATCCCTCAGGAGACCCTCCAGTCCGGGGCCGGGTGGACACCGACTCTGCGGACGAAGGTCGACCACCCCAAGTCCGTCCCGGGAATCGTCGCCCACGGGGCGGGCGCCGGACGCCTGCGCTGA
- a CDS encoding pectinesterase family protein yields MPSPHLQPPLSRRGFLLAGAGAALGLASAPARAAGPCPFGRYGSPADRLTDRTLYVDLAGHGDFTSVQAAVTAASGSGWTLVIAPGTYRETVAVDVTRTEMTWLGAGDDPRDVVIVYDNAAGTPKPGGGTYGTTGSATTLVQADGFTARDLTFANDWLRADHPDVGGTQAVAIKVQGDRSAFHHCRFLGHQDTLYADSMALGVFARQYFAHCYVEGDVDFVFGRATAVYEHCHFRTLNRTDLASAPYGFVFAPSTAGANPRGYLVTRSRITSEAPDAYYKLARPWVPSSDPTAHPSLTVRDTHLGPGIDEVAPYTNMSESFPWQEQRFAEYRNTGPGAKITVPENRPQLTAGQAESATRQVYLGDWAPWVAAGCCTRW; encoded by the coding sequence ATGCCCTCGCCCCACCTTCAACCTCCCCTTTCCAGAAGGGGATTCCTGCTGGCCGGTGCCGGGGCCGCGCTCGGCCTGGCATCGGCCCCCGCCCGGGCTGCCGGACCGTGCCCCTTCGGCCGCTACGGCTCCCCGGCCGACCGCCTGACCGACCGGACCCTGTACGTCGACCTCGCCGGGCACGGCGACTTCACCTCCGTCCAGGCCGCCGTGACCGCCGCGAGCGGAAGCGGCTGGACGCTGGTCATCGCGCCGGGGACGTACCGGGAGACGGTCGCCGTCGACGTGACCCGCACGGAGATGACGTGGCTCGGGGCCGGCGACGACCCGCGTGACGTCGTCATCGTGTACGACAACGCCGCCGGCACCCCCAAGCCCGGCGGCGGCACCTACGGCACCACCGGCTCCGCCACCACCCTCGTCCAGGCCGACGGCTTCACCGCCCGCGACCTCACCTTCGCCAACGACTGGCTGCGCGCCGACCACCCCGACGTCGGCGGCACCCAGGCCGTCGCCATCAAGGTGCAGGGCGACAGGTCCGCCTTCCACCACTGCCGGTTCCTCGGCCACCAGGACACGCTGTACGCCGACTCCATGGCCCTCGGCGTCTTCGCCCGCCAGTACTTCGCGCACTGCTACGTCGAGGGTGACGTCGACTTCGTCTTCGGTCGGGCCACCGCCGTCTACGAGCACTGCCACTTCCGGACCCTGAACCGGACCGACCTGGCGTCGGCCCCGTACGGCTTCGTCTTCGCGCCTTCGACGGCAGGCGCCAATCCGCGCGGCTACCTGGTGACCCGGAGCCGTATCACCAGTGAGGCCCCGGACGCCTACTACAAGCTGGCCCGCCCCTGGGTGCCCAGCTCCGACCCGACCGCCCACCCGTCGCTCACCGTCCGCGACACCCACCTCGGCCCCGGCATCGACGAGGTCGCGCCCTACACCAACATGTCGGAGTCCTTCCCCTGGCAGGAGCAGCGGTTCGCCGAGTACCGCAACACCGGGCCGGGAGCGAAGATCACCGTCCCGGAAAACCGGCCCCAACTCACCGCCGGACAGGCCGAGTCAGCGACTCGGCAGGTGTACCTCGGGGATTGGGCACCCTGGGTGGCCGCAGGGTGCTGCACGAGGTGGTGA
- a CDS encoding ABC transporter permease has product MREFLLGLRLLFGSGRGNRARFVLMTLGGSLGVCCLALVLTIPAILDAHDGRAAARYPRVYAGEPTGQRTLVQEFRDPHGSRPFGRVFIAPGTQDTPAPPPGLSRLPGPGEVYVSPALRDQLQREPALKGLLPGTEKGLIGAAGLTDPNELYAYIGTTRTQLGGDARALKSFGSPYPPTWAVDPSTLEILRFTLATLVLLPLAVFLSVCAKLSAASRNRRLAALRLLGLSAKGTQRVNAAETVGAALLGAALGLAEFWLLNQIVARTGLPGLKWYAADGAVSGQTMAICLLGCPALAWFVGRASARAAARNPLATRRTAAPRTPRVWGGLLFVTGLGIVIGFSATGLTDHPARSDGINALLVPGGVLLTGLGLVLTLPLLSYLLAKRLARSGNLALNLAMRRNEVEPGSAMRVVTGLVLLLFSASLAQGVLVELSQVSRNTSPTQEYGLRMSQLSRDQQQRLREIPGVDVSAVVMDFDNDLQSDTDDNQATALIATCDQLAALTRRVEGCVDGKVMRMSDPNTGDEPFKTSTYTLEKDGKRTTLRVPVPKDTVLYAGQGVTNLSSVYILVPPGKLPPGAVPASATLLLASTSDPSTVRSVLDGIGAIAPTADVDPTGINIEALQQLTVIKTLLVLGMVMGLVIGVAAFLVSVTDRAVERRSQVTALALIGARAGTLRTVQCLQVVLPLAIGLLLALVAGKLAETAYLVTGGGEIFWDGAGVPVLLVSTLGVLAMAIIGTLPLVGRRIDPELIRRD; this is encoded by the coding sequence ATGAGGGAGTTCCTGCTCGGTCTACGATTGCTGTTCGGGTCCGGTCGGGGCAACCGCGCCCGGTTTGTGCTGATGACCCTGGGCGGGTCGCTCGGCGTGTGCTGTCTCGCCCTCGTCCTCACGATCCCGGCGATCCTCGATGCCCACGACGGGCGGGCCGCCGCCCGGTATCCCCGGGTCTACGCCGGTGAGCCGACCGGTCAGCGGACCCTGGTGCAGGAGTTCCGCGACCCGCACGGCTCCCGGCCGTTCGGCCGCGTCTTCATCGCCCCGGGCACACAGGACACGCCCGCGCCGCCGCCCGGCCTGAGCAGGCTGCCCGGCCCGGGCGAGGTGTACGTCTCCCCTGCCCTGCGCGACCAACTCCAGCGCGAGCCCGCGCTCAAGGGCCTGCTGCCCGGCACCGAGAAGGGCCTGATCGGCGCGGCCGGTCTGACCGATCCGAACGAGCTGTACGCCTACATCGGCACGACCCGTACCCAACTGGGTGGCGACGCACGGGCGTTGAAGAGCTTCGGCAGCCCGTACCCGCCCACCTGGGCCGTCGACCCTTCCACGCTGGAGATCCTCCGCTTCACTCTGGCCACCCTGGTCCTGCTGCCCCTCGCCGTCTTCCTGTCGGTGTGCGCCAAGCTGTCCGCCGCCAGCCGCAACCGCCGGCTCGCGGCCCTGCGCCTGCTCGGCCTCAGTGCGAAGGGCACTCAGCGGGTCAACGCCGCCGAGACCGTCGGGGCGGCCCTGCTCGGTGCGGCCCTCGGCCTCGCGGAGTTCTGGCTGCTCAACCAGATCGTCGCCCGGACGGGCCTGCCCGGCCTGAAGTGGTACGCCGCTGACGGCGCCGTGTCGGGGCAGACCATGGCCATCTGTCTGCTCGGTTGTCCGGCGCTGGCCTGGTTCGTCGGCCGGGCGAGCGCCCGCGCGGCGGCCCGGAACCCGCTCGCGACCCGCCGTACGGCGGCCCCCAGGACGCCCCGTGTCTGGGGTGGGCTGCTGTTCGTCACCGGCCTGGGGATCGTCATCGGCTTCAGTGCCACCGGCCTGACCGACCACCCCGCGCGCAGCGACGGCATCAACGCCCTCCTGGTGCCGGGCGGTGTGCTGCTGACCGGCCTCGGGCTGGTCCTGACGCTGCCGTTGCTGTCGTACCTGCTGGCCAAGCGGCTCGCCCGTTCGGGCAACCTCGCGCTCAACCTGGCCATGCGCCGCAACGAGGTCGAACCGGGCAGCGCGATGCGCGTGGTCACCGGCCTGGTCCTGCTGCTGTTCTCGGCGTCCCTCGCCCAGGGCGTCCTGGTCGAGCTGAGCCAGGTCTCGCGCAACACCTCGCCGACCCAGGAGTACGGTCTGCGGATGTCCCAGCTGAGCCGGGACCAGCAGCAACGGCTGCGCGAGATTCCCGGCGTGGATGTGTCCGCCGTCGTCATGGACTTCGACAACGACCTGCAGAGCGACACCGACGACAACCAGGCAACCGCCCTGATCGCCACCTGCGACCAGCTCGCCGCGCTGACCCGACGGGTCGAGGGCTGTGTCGACGGCAAGGTGATGCGCATGTCGGATCCGAACACCGGGGACGAGCCCTTCAAGACCTCCACCTACACGCTGGAGAAGGACGGCAAGCGCACGACCCTGCGCGTCCCGGTTCCGAAGGACACCGTGCTGTACGCGGGTCAGGGCGTGACGAACCTGTCCAGCGTCTACATCCTCGTCCCGCCCGGCAAGCTGCCGCCCGGCGCCGTCCCGGCGTCCGCCACGCTGCTCCTCGCCTCCACCTCGGACCCGTCGACGGTGCGCTCGGTCCTGGACGGGATCGGCGCGATCGCACCGACGGCCGACGTGGATCCGACGGGCATCAACATCGAGGCCCTGCAGCAGCTCACGGTGATCAAGACGCTCCTCGTGCTGGGCATGGTGATGGGTCTGGTCATCGGCGTCGCCGCGTTCCTCGTGTCGGTCACCGACCGGGCCGTGGAACGCCGGTCCCAGGTCACCGCCCTCGCCCTCATCGGAGCCAGGGCCGGCACCCTGCGCACGGTGCAGTGCCTGCAGGTCGTCCTGCCTCTCGCGATCGGCCTGCTGCTGGCCCTGGTCGCGGGCAAGCTGGCCGAGACCGCCTATCTGGTCACGGGCGGCGGCGAGATCTTCTGGGACGGCGCGGGCGTGCCGGTACTGCTGGTCTCCACCCTCGGCGTCCTCGCCATGGCGATCATCGGCACCCTCCCTCTGGTCGGCCGCCGAATCGACCCGGAGCTGATTCGCCGGGACTGA
- a CDS encoding ABC transporter ATP-binding protein, which produces MRDAHLALARGEVAAITGASGSGKSSLLYCLAGVLPPSRGRISFEGQTYADLDDEEISALRRERFGFVFQYGELLPELTIEENTALPLRLAGQRKRPALKAAAEVLDRLGIADLRERRPSQVSGGQNQRVAVARALVHKPAVVFADEPTGALDSANAGAVLKEFLDLARSQGTAVLLVTHDSAVAARADSRYTMADGVLALMGAAG; this is translated from the coding sequence GTGCGCGACGCCCATCTCGCGCTCGCGCGGGGCGAGGTCGCGGCGATCACCGGGGCGAGCGGTTCCGGGAAGTCGTCGCTGCTCTACTGCCTGGCGGGGGTGCTGCCTCCGTCCCGGGGCCGGATCAGTTTCGAGGGGCAGACCTACGCCGACCTGGACGATGAGGAGATCAGCGCCCTGCGCCGGGAGCGGTTCGGATTCGTCTTCCAGTACGGCGAGTTGCTGCCCGAGCTGACCATCGAGGAGAACACTGCCCTGCCGCTGCGGCTCGCCGGTCAGCGCAAGCGGCCCGCGCTCAAGGCCGCCGCCGAGGTACTCGACCGGCTGGGGATCGCCGATCTGCGTGAGCGGCGGCCTTCCCAGGTGTCCGGCGGGCAGAACCAGCGCGTAGCCGTCGCCCGGGCCCTGGTGCACAAGCCTGCTGTCGTGTTCGCGGACGAGCCGACCGGCGCCCTCGACAGTGCCAACGCCGGTGCCGTTCTGAAGGAGTTCCTGGACCTGGCGCGCTCACAGGGCACCGCCGTGCTGCTGGTGACCCACGATTCGGCGGTGGCCGCCCGGGCCGACAGCCGCTACACCATGGCCGACGGAGTGCTCGCCCTCATGGGAGCGGCGGGATGA
- a CDS encoding right-handed parallel beta-helix repeat-containing protein translates to MRPSTGRHRRTRTLSVAAAVALASGAGGVHLGLSGGGAEAASTTVTVSTTAQLESAVKSAVAGTTILVRGGTYTPSATLKSTASGTGSARITLQAHGSEKVRIDGSELPDGSWLAGIHGDYWTVQNLTFQNSPAQGFVATSSAGGVFRNLVTANNGDSGFTLRGDGTTNNLVQNLDSYGNYDPAGHGQNADGIAVKFGSGTGNVVDAARLYDNSDDGVDLWQFSSPVTVKNSWAFGNGRNRWGDTAFEGNGNGFKLGGGGASVSHQVRANAAWDNTLHGFTENSSTGAMVLHRNTAYTNAESGFYFATGKARLARNLAVSNKGGPSELGSSAVSAANNWDSGVATPAFRSTDAATAYGARKADGSLPATTFLTTGSTTIGSPMN, encoded by the coding sequence GTGCGCCCGAGCACCGGCCGTCACCGCAGGACCCGTACCCTCTCCGTCGCCGCGGCGGTCGCCCTCGCCTCCGGAGCGGGCGGGGTCCACCTCGGCCTCTCCGGCGGTGGCGCCGAGGCCGCCTCGACGACGGTCACCGTGTCCACCACCGCCCAGCTGGAGTCGGCCGTCAAGAGCGCCGTCGCCGGTACGACGATCCTGGTCCGCGGCGGCACGTACACCCCGTCGGCGACCCTCAAGTCCACCGCGAGCGGCACCGGTTCGGCGAGGATCACGCTGCAGGCCCACGGCAGCGAGAAGGTGCGGATCGACGGGTCCGAGCTGCCCGACGGCTCCTGGCTGGCCGGCATCCACGGCGACTACTGGACCGTCCAGAACCTGACCTTCCAGAACTCCCCGGCCCAGGGCTTCGTCGCCACGTCTTCGGCGGGCGGCGTCTTCAGGAACCTCGTCACCGCGAACAACGGCGACTCCGGCTTCACCCTGCGCGGCGACGGCACCACGAACAACCTCGTGCAGAACCTCGACAGTTACGGCAACTACGACCCGGCTGGGCACGGCCAGAACGCGGACGGGATCGCGGTGAAGTTCGGCTCCGGGACGGGCAACGTCGTCGACGCCGCGCGCCTGTACGACAACTCGGACGACGGGGTCGACCTGTGGCAGTTCTCCTCGCCGGTCACCGTCAAGAACTCCTGGGCGTTCGGCAACGGCAGGAACCGCTGGGGCGACACGGCCTTCGAGGGCAACGGGAACGGCTTCAAGCTGGGTGGCGGGGGAGCCTCGGTGTCGCACCAGGTGCGCGCCAACGCCGCCTGGGACAACACCCTGCACGGCTTCACGGAGAACTCCAGCACCGGTGCGATGGTGCTCCACCGCAACACCGCCTACACCAACGCCGAGTCCGGCTTCTACTTCGCCACCGGCAAGGCGCGGCTGGCCCGCAATCTCGCGGTGAGCAACAAGGGCGGACCGTCCGAGCTGGGGTCGTCGGCCGTCTCCGCCGCGAACAACTGGGACAGCGGGGTCGCGACCCCCGCCTTCCGGTCCACGGACGCCGCCACGGCGTACGGGGCTCGCAAGGCAGATGGTTCGCTGCCCGCCACGACCTTCCTCACGACGGGCTCCACGACGATCGGCTCGCCCATGAACTAG
- a CDS encoding SigE family RNA polymerase sigma factor has translation MGTVVDDAASVEFHAFFERHYAELARLAHLLTGDADAADDLAADALLALWHRWDRVRAADHPVAYARGVVANLARTRIRSAVRERRRVALFWSQREEKTENPDVAGVVDVQEALRRLPFRKRACVVLRHAFDLSEKDTALALGISVGTVKSQTSKGMAELQRLLGTRGAPLKVHAAAMVRTEGAGGGNR, from the coding sequence GTGGGCACGGTCGTCGACGACGCCGCCTCCGTGGAGTTCCATGCCTTCTTCGAACGCCACTATGCCGAACTCGCCCGCCTGGCCCACCTGCTGACGGGCGATGCGGACGCGGCCGACGACCTGGCCGCCGACGCGCTGCTGGCGCTCTGGCACCGCTGGGACCGGGTCCGCGCGGCCGACCATCCGGTGGCGTACGCACGTGGCGTCGTGGCGAATCTGGCCCGCACCAGAATCCGCAGCGCGGTCCGGGAGCGGCGGCGGGTCGCCCTGTTCTGGTCGCAGCGCGAGGAGAAGACGGAGAACCCGGACGTCGCGGGCGTCGTCGACGTCCAGGAGGCGTTGCGTAGACTCCCGTTCCGCAAACGCGCCTGTGTGGTGCTGCGGCACGCTTTCGACCTCTCCGAGAAGGACACCGCGCTCGCCCTCGGGATCTCGGTCGGTACGGTGAAGAGCCAGACCTCGAAGGGGATGGCCGAGCTGCAACGACTGCTGGGGACGCGGGGTGCTCCCCTCAAGGTGCACGCGGCGGCGATGGTGCGCACCGAGGGCGCCGGAGGAGGGAACCGATGA
- a CDS encoding NCS2 family permease: MSDSQKVADRSTAPPPGVNSVDRFFKISERGSTFAREIRGGFATFFTMAYILVLNPIILGSAKDKFGHQLDAVQLTTATALVAAVMTIIMGVGGNLPLALAAGLGLNAVVAFQIAPLMSWDDAMGLVVLEGLLICVLVVTGLREAVMHAIPQPLKQAISVGIGLFIAFIGFVDAGFVSRVPDLANTTVPVQLGGTGTLTGWPILVFCLGVLLTIALLARKVKGAILISIVTMTVLAMIINSVADIKAWGLTTPAWPDKVVDTPDFGLLGDFSLFGAFGETTAITVVLLIFTLVLSDFFDTMGTVVGISAEAGLLDEQGKVPNLGRVLLIDGAAAAAGGAASSSSATSYIESAAGVGEGARTGFSNLITGGLFALALFLAPLLTIVPLQAAAPALVAVGFLMMTQVKHIDWDKYEIAIPAFLTIAVMPFTYSITNGIGAGFLAYVVIKTVLGKAKDIHWLLWGTSALFLVYFAINPIEQLLGVK; encoded by the coding sequence ATGTCCGATTCCCAGAAGGTGGCCGACCGGTCAACTGCCCCGCCGCCAGGCGTGAACAGCGTCGACCGGTTCTTCAAGATCTCCGAACGGGGCTCCACCTTCGCCCGTGAGATACGCGGCGGCTTCGCCACGTTCTTCACGATGGCCTACATCCTTGTCCTGAATCCCATCATCCTGGGCAGCGCGAAGGACAAGTTCGGCCACCAGTTGGATGCGGTTCAACTCACCACCGCCACCGCCCTGGTGGCCGCGGTCATGACGATCATCATGGGCGTCGGCGGCAACCTCCCGCTCGCCCTGGCCGCCGGCCTGGGCCTGAACGCCGTCGTCGCCTTCCAGATCGCCCCGCTGATGTCCTGGGACGACGCGATGGGCCTGGTCGTCCTCGAAGGCCTGCTGATCTGCGTGCTGGTGGTCACCGGGCTGCGCGAGGCCGTCATGCACGCCATCCCGCAGCCGCTCAAGCAGGCGATCAGCGTCGGCATCGGCCTGTTCATCGCGTTCATCGGCTTCGTCGACGCCGGGTTCGTCAGCCGTGTCCCGGACCTCGCGAACACCACCGTGCCGGTTCAGCTGGGCGGCACCGGAACCCTCACCGGGTGGCCGATCCTCGTGTTCTGCCTCGGAGTTCTGCTGACGATCGCCCTGCTCGCCCGGAAGGTGAAGGGCGCCATCCTGATCAGCATCGTGACCATGACGGTCCTCGCGATGATCATCAACTCGGTCGCCGACATCAAGGCCTGGGGCCTGACCACGCCGGCGTGGCCCGACAAGGTGGTCGACACCCCCGACTTCGGACTCCTCGGCGACTTCAGCCTGTTCGGCGCGTTCGGCGAGACCACCGCCATCACCGTCGTGCTGCTGATCTTCACGCTGGTCCTGTCCGACTTCTTCGACACCATGGGCACGGTCGTCGGCATCAGCGCCGAAGCCGGACTCCTCGACGAGCAGGGCAAGGTGCCGAACCTCGGCCGGGTGTTGCTGATCGACGGTGCCGCCGCGGCGGCGGGCGGTGCGGCCTCCTCGTCCTCGGCGACCTCCTACATCGAGTCGGCAGCAGGCGTCGGCGAAGGCGCGCGCACCGGCTTCTCCAACCTCATCACCGGCGGCCTGTTCGCCCTGGCGCTCTTCCTGGCCCCGCTGCTCACCATCGTCCCGCTCCAGGCGGCGGCCCCCGCGCTCGTCGCCGTCGGCTTCCTGATGATGACCCAGGTCAAGCACATCGACTGGGACAAGTACGAGATCGCCATCCCGGCGTTCCTGACCATCGCCGTCATGCCCTTCACCTACTCGATAACGAACGGCATCGGGGCGGGCTTCCTCGCCTATGTCGTGATCAAGACGGTGCTGGGCAAGGCGAAGGACATCCACTGGCTGCTGTGGGGGACGTCGGCGCTGTTCCTCGTGTACTTCGCCATCAACCCGATCGAGCAGCTCCTGGGCGTCAAGTGA
- a CDS encoding peptidoglycan D,D-transpeptidase FtsI family protein, which yields MNKTIRRASVFTLLLVFALLVRATWVQFYEGQALADDKDNRRNAIALYSQPLGNIIVGGEAVTGSSPTTSGDLAYKRTYTDGSLYSAVTGYSSQAFGATQLEGIYQDLLDGSDTRVKSVMDTITDKRAAPGNVVTTIDPDVQKAAYEALGDNKGAAVAIDPRTGKILAVVSTPSYDPSRITTGDSKAWTQLTKDAEKPMTNRALRQPLPPGSTFKLVVAAAALEDGLYSSVDKKTDSPDPYDLPDSSSDLGNENPNAPCENASIRVALQYSCNNVFGKMAVDLGQDKVRAMAEKFGFNDEEQDVPVRAYPSVYPSDMDKPQTALSGIGQFDVTATPMQIAMVSAAIANGGKLVSPHMVSQITDGGGDVLENYDDGAETEEIVSSDTAEQLQSAMQTVVEEGTGTNAQIPGATVGGKTGTAQHGEKNSKTPYAWFTSYGKADGKEVAVAVIIEQSNAARSEVSGNGLAAPVAKKVMEAALKN from the coding sequence ATGAACAAGACGATCAGGCGGGCGTCCGTCTTCACGCTGCTCCTGGTGTTCGCTCTGCTGGTCAGGGCGACCTGGGTGCAGTTCTACGAAGGCCAGGCTCTCGCGGACGACAAGGACAACCGGCGGAACGCGATCGCGCTGTACAGCCAGCCGCTCGGCAACATCATCGTGGGCGGCGAGGCGGTCACCGGCTCGTCGCCGACGACGAGCGGCGACCTCGCGTACAAGCGGACCTACACGGACGGCTCGCTGTACTCGGCCGTGACCGGCTACAGCTCGCAGGCGTTCGGAGCCACCCAGCTGGAGGGCATCTATCAGGACCTGCTCGACGGGAGCGACACCCGCGTGAAGAGCGTGATGGACACGATCACCGACAAGCGGGCCGCCCCGGGCAACGTGGTCACGACGATCGACCCGGATGTCCAGAAGGCGGCCTACGAAGCGCTCGGCGACAACAAGGGCGCCGCGGTCGCGATCGACCCCAGGACGGGGAAGATCCTCGCGGTCGTGTCCACTCCGTCGTACGACCCGTCGCGGATCACCACCGGCGACTCGAAGGCCTGGACGCAGCTGACCAAGGACGCCGAGAAGCCGATGACGAACCGCGCGCTGCGGCAACCGCTGCCGCCGGGTTCGACGTTCAAGCTGGTCGTGGCGGCCGCCGCGCTGGAGGACGGCCTGTACTCGTCGGTGGACAAGAAGACGGACAGCCCGGACCCGTACGACCTGCCGGACTCGAGCAGCGACCTGGGCAACGAGAACCCCAACGCACCCTGTGAGAACGCCTCGATCAGGGTCGCCCTCCAGTACTCCTGCAACAACGTCTTCGGCAAGATGGCCGTCGACCTCGGCCAGGACAAGGTCAGGGCGATGGCCGAGAAGTTCGGCTTCAACGACGAGGAGCAGGACGTCCCGGTGCGGGCGTACCCCAGCGTGTACCCCTCCGACATGGACAAGCCGCAGACCGCGCTCTCGGGCATCGGCCAGTTCGACGTCACCGCGACCCCGATGCAGATCGCCATGGTGTCGGCCGCCATTGCCAACGGCGGCAAGTTGGTCTCGCCGCACATGGTGTCGCAGATCACCGATGGCGGCGGCGACGTCCTGGAGAACTACGACGACGGCGCCGAGACCGAGGAGATCGTCAGCTCGGACACCGCCGAGCAGCTCCAGTCGGCGATGCAGACGGTCGTCGAGGAGGGCACGGGCACGAACGCGCAGATCCCGGGCGCGACGGTGGGCGGCAAGACGGGCACGGCCCAGCACGGCGAGAAGAACAGCAAGACGCCGTACGCCTGGTTCACGTCGTACGGGAAGGCCGACGGCAAGGAGGTCGCCGTGGCGGTGATCATCGAGCAGTCGAACGCGGCCAGGTCCGAGGTCAGCGGCAACGGGCTGGCCGCCCCCGTGGCCAAGAAGGTGATGGAGGCGGCGCTCAAGAACTAG
- a CDS encoding response regulator transcription factor, with the protein MTSRPTIRVVLADDERMVRSALRAILSAEPDLEVVGEAATGAEAVSVVRERRPDVVLMDVRMPEIDGIRATEQILATLDEPPRIVVVTTFENDSYVYDALRAGAAGFLLKRADAEALVQAVRLVSHTDTLLFPSAVRTLAAEHARAYPAPPPWVARLTGRESEVLRLMAQGLTNAEIARRMEVGPATVKSHVAAVLAKTGTRDRTQAVIAAYEAGFMNAR; encoded by the coding sequence ATGACGTCCCGCCCCACCATCCGTGTCGTCCTCGCCGACGACGAGCGCATGGTCCGCAGCGCCCTGCGCGCCATCCTCTCCGCCGAACCGGACCTGGAGGTGGTCGGCGAGGCCGCGACCGGCGCCGAGGCGGTGTCCGTCGTGCGGGAGCGGCGGCCCGACGTGGTCCTCATGGACGTCCGGATGCCCGAGATCGACGGCATCCGGGCCACCGAACAGATCCTCGCCACCCTCGACGAACCGCCCCGTATCGTCGTCGTGACCACCTTCGAGAACGACTCCTACGTGTACGACGCCCTGCGCGCCGGAGCGGCCGGGTTCCTGCTGAAGCGGGCGGACGCCGAGGCGCTCGTGCAGGCCGTACGGCTGGTCTCGCACACCGACACCCTGCTGTTCCCGTCGGCCGTACGCACCCTCGCGGCCGAGCACGCGCGCGCGTACCCGGCGCCGCCGCCCTGGGTGGCCAGGCTCACAGGCCGCGAGAGCGAGGTGCTGCGGCTGATGGCGCAGGGCCTGACCAACGCGGAGATCGCGCGGCGGATGGAGGTCGGCCCGGCCACCGTGAAGTCGCATGTGGCGGCGGTGCTGGCGAAGACCGGCACCCGGGACCGCACGCAGGCCGTGATCGCCGCGTACGAGGCGGGCTTCATGAACGCTCGATGA